One segment of Heliomicrobium gestii DNA contains the following:
- the trmL gene encoding tRNA (uridine(34)/cytosine(34)/5-carboxymethylaminomethyluridine(34)-2'-O)-methyltransferase TrmL, with translation MFHIVLVEPEIPPNTGNVARLCAGTGCELHLIRPLGFSIDDKQLKRAGLDYWHLVKVHVHDSWAAFIETHRQANLFFLSTKGKKAYHEFHFRPGDFLVFGKETKGLPEAILNEWPERVTRIPLAADARSLNLSNAVAVVVFEGLRQNGFAGLL, from the coding sequence TTGTTTCACATCGTACTGGTAGAACCGGAGATCCCCCCGAACACGGGCAATGTGGCCCGCCTTTGCGCCGGCACGGGCTGCGAACTGCACCTGATCCGACCGCTCGGATTTTCCATCGATGACAAGCAACTCAAACGGGCCGGGTTGGATTACTGGCACCTGGTCAAGGTCCATGTCCACGACAGTTGGGCGGCCTTTATCGAAACACACCGGCAGGCGAACCTCTTCTTTTTGAGCACGAAAGGGAAGAAGGCCTACCATGAGTTTCACTTCCGGCCCGGTGATTTTCTCGTTTTCGGCAAGGAGACGAAGGGCTTGCCTGAGGCGATCCTGAACGAATGGCCCGAGCGGGTAACGCGCATCCCGCTGGCAGCCGATGCCCGCTCGTTGAACCTGTCCAATGCCGTCGCGGTCGTCGTCTTCGAGGGATTGCGGCAGAACGGCTTTGCCGGGCTTCTGTAA
- a CDS encoding 6-phosphofructokinase, with translation MWMQGQIKRIGVLTGGGDCPGLNAVIRAVVKTAIRRYDLEVVGIIDGFHGLVNDVMEPLTESSVSGILHRGGTILGTTNRDNPFRYAVEKDGQLTFEDRSEQCIANMKKRDIDALVIIGGDGSLSIALEFYKKGIPVVGVPKTIDNDLSATDVTFGFDSAVTTATEALDKLHTTAESHHRIMILEVMGRYAGWIALYSGLAGGADVILIPEIPFDLGKVCEHIRARADRGRKFSIVVIAEGAKEIGGEMVVQKLVAQSHDPVRLGGVGHVMAQKLEMCTGMETRVTILGHVQRGGSPTAQDRILSTRYGSAAVDAIMSGQFGKMVALRTPKILPVPLEEAVGTAKQVKPDGQIVQAAESVGISFGV, from the coding sequence ATGTGGATGCAAGGCCAGATCAAGCGCATCGGCGTGCTGACCGGCGGCGGTGATTGTCCGGGGCTGAACGCCGTCATCCGCGCCGTAGTTAAAACGGCCATTCGGCGCTACGACCTGGAGGTTGTCGGCATTATCGACGGTTTTCATGGTCTCGTCAACGACGTGATGGAGCCGCTCACGGAGTCGAGCGTCTCCGGCATCCTGCACCGGGGCGGCACCATCCTGGGCACGACCAACCGGGACAACCCGTTTCGTTACGCCGTCGAAAAGGACGGCCAGTTGACCTTTGAGGACCGCTCGGAACAATGCATCGCCAACATGAAAAAGCGGGACATCGACGCCCTTGTCATCATTGGCGGTGATGGCAGCCTGTCCATCGCCCTTGAATTTTACAAAAAAGGCATTCCTGTCGTCGGTGTGCCCAAGACGATCGACAACGACCTCTCGGCCACCGATGTCACCTTCGGCTTCGACTCGGCCGTCACCACGGCCACCGAGGCCCTCGACAAGCTCCACACCACGGCCGAGTCCCACCACCGGATCATGATCCTCGAGGTCATGGGCCGCTATGCCGGCTGGATCGCCCTTTACTCGGGCTTGGCCGGCGGGGCGGATGTGATCCTGATCCCCGAGATTCCCTTTGACCTGGGCAAGGTCTGTGAACATATCCGCGCCCGGGCCGACCGGGGCCGCAAGTTTTCCATCGTCGTCATCGCCGAAGGGGCCAAGGAGATCGGCGGCGAGATGGTCGTGCAGAAGCTGGTCGCCCAGAGCCATGATCCGGTCCGGCTCGGCGGCGTCGGCCATGTGATGGCCCAGAAGCTTGAGATGTGCACCGGCATGGAGACGCGCGTCACCATCCTCGGCCACGTCCAACGGGGCGGTTCGCCGACGGCGCAGGACCGCATCCTGAGCACCCGCTACGGTTCTGCCGCCGTTGACGCGATCATGAGCGGCCAATTCGGCAAGATGGTGGCACTGCGGACGCCGAAAATCCTGCCGGTGCCCCTCGAAGAGGCGGTCGGAACGGCCAAGCAGGTCAAACCGGACGGACAGATCGTCCAGGCGGCTGAGTCGGTGGGGATCTCCTTCGGAGTGTGA
- a CDS encoding MTAP family purine nucleoside phosphorylase, with protein sequence MHSPASIPAASFAIIGGSSTNSLRFPEALQAPGLTVLEKYPGWETPFGPSPAFVYFELKGKRALTCMMHGWRPGVKRADASRQIFWVFQQAGVKQILSEGGVGAINELLRPRDLVIPHDYIDFSMRKDVDLGTPTLCVMRQPFCPVLRRAFIEAAETLPGKGRVFDRSNYVVTDGRHFESPAEVRFFRIAGGDVIGQSVAPEVYLAREIGACYARLELVVNYAEGVITDWSHQELKDIFFEEAEPAARRLLMALDALPEKQGEGHLGCECATLRKTTLLRERNT encoded by the coding sequence ATGCATTCTCCCGCATCGATCCCTGCCGCTTCATTTGCCATTATCGGCGGTTCCAGCACCAATTCGCTCCGCTTCCCGGAAGCGTTGCAGGCGCCGGGGCTCACGGTTCTGGAGAAATATCCGGGCTGGGAGACGCCCTTTGGCCCCAGCCCCGCCTTCGTCTACTTTGAATTAAAAGGGAAGCGCGCCCTGACCTGCATGATGCACGGCTGGCGTCCCGGCGTCAAGCGGGCCGACGCCTCGCGGCAGATCTTCTGGGTCTTTCAACAGGCCGGCGTGAAACAGATCCTCTCCGAGGGCGGTGTCGGCGCGATCAACGAACTGCTGCGGCCGCGCGACCTGGTCATCCCCCACGATTACATCGACTTTTCCATGCGCAAGGATGTCGATCTGGGCACGCCCACCCTCTGCGTGATGCGACAACCCTTCTGTCCGGTCCTCCGTCGCGCCTTTATTGAGGCGGCGGAGACGCTCCCCGGAAAAGGGCGTGTCTTTGACCGCTCCAACTATGTCGTCACCGACGGCCGTCATTTCGAAAGCCCGGCAGAGGTGCGCTTTTTCCGCATCGCCGGCGGCGATGTCATCGGCCAGAGTGTGGCGCCGGAGGTCTACCTGGCTCGGGAGATTGGCGCCTGTTACGCTCGCCTGGAACTGGTGGTCAACTACGCCGAAGGGGTGATCACCGACTGGTCTCACCAGGAGTTGAAGGACATCTTTTTTGAAGAAGCGGAACCGGCGGCGCGGCGATTGCTTATGGCGCTCGACGCGTTGCCGGAGAAACAGGGGGAGGGCCATCTCGGCTGCGAATGCGCCACCCTGCGCAAGACGACATTGCTTCGCGAGCGGAATACCTAA
- a CDS encoding VanW family protein, whose protein sequence is MSPTVAPPVAPVPQGGTITLHIGEETFAFIPGKEIAGVDAGAWTYLPSKDPVQARTAAVLFADSLPSHIRLRDGGLDRITEALTTAADAEIAVPSWRLASDVLLSMANVSVAGGQNASVALDRIDGLVLKPHEVFSFNQAVGPREAKNGFGLGKVLVGNQYVTEMGGGICFSSTIVHQAVVHADEASGLTVLERHRHTRQAPYVEPGGDATVYYGVMDYKFRNGDALLAVEKQKTPDGMGLRFWRAVN, encoded by the coding sequence GTGTCGCCGACCGTCGCCCCGCCCGTCGCGCCGGTTCCCCAGGGAGGAACGATCACCCTGCATATCGGCGAGGAGACCTTTGCCTTCATCCCCGGAAAAGAAATCGCCGGCGTCGACGCCGGCGCATGGACCTACCTCCCGTCGAAAGATCCGGTTCAGGCCCGCACGGCCGCTGTTCTCTTCGCCGATTCGCTCCCCAGTCACATCCGGCTCCGCGACGGCGGACTGGATCGGATCACCGAGGCCTTAACGACGGCAGCTGACGCCGAAATCGCCGTCCCCTCGTGGCGACTCGCTTCTGATGTGCTGCTCTCCATGGCCAATGTGAGCGTAGCCGGCGGACAAAACGCCTCGGTCGCCCTTGATCGCATCGATGGGCTGGTGCTGAAACCCCATGAGGTCTTTTCCTTCAACCAGGCCGTGGGACCCCGCGAGGCCAAAAACGGTTTCGGCCTCGGCAAAGTCCTGGTAGGCAATCAGTACGTGACCGAGATGGGCGGCGGCATCTGCTTCTCTTCCACCATCGTCCACCAGGCTGTCGTCCATGCCGACGAGGCAAGCGGTCTAACGGTGCTTGAACGCCACCGTCACACCCGCCAAGCGCCCTATGTGGAACCGGGCGGCGACGCCACCGTCTATTACGGTGTCATGGATTATAAGTTCCGTAACGGCGACGCCCTGCTGGCCGTCGAAAAACAAAAGACACCCGACGGGATGGGGCTTCGCTTCTGGCGGGCGGTGAATTAG